In the genome of Pseudomonas bubulae, one region contains:
- a CDS encoding TMEM165/GDT1 family protein, with the protein MLDSLLVPTAIVALAEIGDKTQLLALILAARFRKPWPIIAGIVVATLANHAAAGAVGAWFSTFFSDAMLHWILAASFTATALWTLVPDKMDDDEASTARKYGPFVTTLITFFIAEIGDKTQVATVMLAAQYPDLWLVIIGTTLGMLIANVPVVLAGNFAADKLPLTLIRRLAATAFVVLAVVAVYKAMQISGWV; encoded by the coding sequence ATGCTCGATTCCCTGCTTGTCCCTACTGCAATCGTTGCCTTGGCCGAAATCGGCGACAAGACGCAACTGCTCGCCCTTATTCTGGCCGCACGCTTTCGCAAACCCTGGCCGATAATCGCCGGTATCGTGGTCGCGACCCTGGCCAACCATGCCGCCGCCGGTGCTGTAGGCGCCTGGTTCAGCACGTTCTTCAGCGACGCCATGCTGCACTGGATCCTCGCCGCGAGCTTTACCGCCACCGCGCTGTGGACCCTGGTGCCGGACAAGATGGACGACGACGAAGCCAGCACCGCACGCAAGTACGGGCCGTTCGTGACCACATTGATCACCTTCTTCATTGCCGAAATCGGTGACAAGACCCAGGTGGCGACGGTGATGCTCGCCGCACAATACCCGGATCTGTGGCTGGTGATTATCGGTACAACCCTGGGCATGCTGATTGCCAACGTGCCGGTGGTTTTGGCGGGCAACTTTGCCGCTGACAAACTGCCGTTGACCCTGATCCGCAGACTGGCTGCCACCGCGTTCGTAGTACTGGCTGTAGTGGCCGTGTACAAGGCGATGCAGATCAGCGGCTGGGTGTAA
- a CDS encoding class I SAM-dependent methyltransferase has translation MDPRSEVLLRQPEYFQGSVLLVGLPADELLGELPDAHGWCWHAGDQAALDARFAGRVQFGVDIPERAFDTAVVFLPKSKELSDYVLKAVAARLPGADVFLVGEKKGGIEGASKQLIPFGKPRKLDSARHCQLWQVTVDNAPPVPVLHDLAQHYELPLPEGPLKVVSLPGVFSHGRLDRGSALLLEHLDKLPSGHVLDFGCGAGVLGAAVKRRYPHNNVTLLDVDAFATASSRLTLAANGLEGEVITGNGIDAAPMGLNTILSNPPFHVGVHTDYHATENLLQKAVKHLKSGGELRIVANSFLRYQPLIEEHFGACTVKAEGQGFRIYSAKRR, from the coding sequence ATGGATCCGCGCAGTGAAGTACTGCTTCGTCAGCCTGAATACTTTCAAGGCTCGGTGCTATTGGTCGGCTTGCCCGCTGACGAACTGCTGGGCGAACTGCCCGATGCCCATGGCTGGTGCTGGCATGCCGGCGACCAGGCCGCGCTCGACGCCCGCTTTGCCGGGCGTGTGCAGTTCGGTGTCGATATCCCTGAGCGGGCGTTCGACACCGCCGTGGTGTTCCTGCCCAAGTCCAAGGAACTGAGCGACTACGTGCTCAAGGCCGTGGCCGCCCGCCTGCCGGGTGCCGACGTGTTTCTGGTCGGTGAAAAAAAGGGTGGCATTGAAGGCGCGTCCAAGCAACTGATCCCGTTCGGCAAGCCGCGCAAACTCGATAGCGCGCGGCATTGCCAGCTGTGGCAAGTGACGGTGGATAACGCCCCGCCCGTGCCGGTACTGCACGACCTGGCGCAACATTACGAACTGCCGCTGCCCGAAGGCCCGCTCAAGGTCGTGAGCCTGCCGGGCGTGTTCAGCCACGGTCGCCTGGATCGCGGCAGCGCCCTGCTGCTTGAGCATCTGGACAAGTTGCCCAGCGGCCACGTGCTGGACTTCGGCTGCGGTGCGGGTGTGCTCGGGGCTGCGGTCAAGCGCCGCTACCCGCACAACAACGTCACCCTGCTCGACGTGGATGCCTTCGCCACCGCCAGCAGCCGTTTGACCCTGGCGGCCAACGGTCTGGAAGGGGAAGTGATTACCGGCAACGGCATCGACGCCGCGCCCATGGGTTTGAACACGATTCTGAGCAACCCGCCGTTCCACGTGGGGGTGCATACCGATTACCACGCCACCGAAAACTTGCTGCAAAAAGCAGTGAAGCATCTGAAATCAGGTGGCGAACTACGGATTGTCGCCAACAGCTTCCTGCGATATCAACCGCTGATCGAAGAGCATTTCGGTGCCTGCACGGTCAAGGCCGAGGGCCAGGGTTTCCGGATTTACAGCGCCAAGCGCCGTTAA